GTTTTCTGAATGATAATAGCATGGCCAACACCAACAGAGCTACCAGCAATCCACAAATTAACTGGAAAACCTTGCGCACATTAAATCATATTGTGAGTGCAACAATCCCTCCAAGAGGTGTTCCTTATTCAGAGGATGAAGAATTGACAACCCTTTTCCCAATGGCAGCTGAAAGCTAGAGCCATGGGTTGCACAGGGAAGCTGCAGGGCAAGGGGAAAGTGGTGAGCCACTAGCATAGAAATGGGCTGTTTCTACCACTAACTGTTCTCATACATTTCATATGTGTCAGCTCAAAATGACAGCAGCTATTTCTACAATACTAAAAACATACTACGTACAGTGCGTTGCTGCATCTGaaactccctctctctctccaagCGATATTGCTCGATCTCCCCTTGCGCTTCTTCCTTGGCTTGCTTCAGTCTGCGTGCTTTTCCTGCAAGGAAGAGAAGTCACGATCATGGTAAGTTTAGGTTAAGGCGTACCTAATAgtatattcatacatatatatatatctcataggAAATGTCCATGCTGAAGAAGGTCTAATGATGGACTATGATGTTTACCATTGTTTACTAAAATTTTGctgatgtaatatatatatatatattttttttttagaaatgtactATTATCCATAAAGGTGTGTTTTAGTGTATAACTACATgaagaaacacacacagacagtatTACCACTGTATGGTATTATCACAGCCATGCAGCATAAATTGTGTcctttgtacagtatgtatattatttatagggTTAAATTCACATCTTACGTTTTCTGGCCTCAGACACTCTCTCAGCCGCTCTCTTCTCTGCCTGCAGCAGCTGCTGGATTCCCTGTGATTGACTCGTCATGattatctttttatttgaatCCTGCAATACAATCCCAGTGCTATATAATGTAGCAGCTATCTGCTATACAGGCCTTTATTTGTCCTCTTCTCTTTTCAGTTTCCTCTGTGTCCTCTCTTCTCTTTGCAATGACCCATCCCCCAAATCTCTCATCTGTCTCCACCATCAGCCTCATCTCTAGGTACCAGCCCCTTTCTTTCCCTCCTGCTTCCATGTTCAGCATCATAGCTAGTCACCACCCCCGTCTTTTCTCCTATTGATCCATCTCAGCATCATCTCCAGGCTTCCCTCCTCCCAGCATCAGTACCACTCCATCCTCTCCTCCAGTCCCCTTACATAACCAGCATCTAATGTATACTTTACTTCAGATCAATGATGACCTTTCTctttgtgaaccctttaacatTTAAATCAATATAAAAGCTGTTTTTGATAAAGAACTGCTGTATGAAACTATATAATGTAAGGTGCTACAGAATAACTTGCATTTGGCTATGAGACTGCACACCAATACAAAGATTTTCACTCAGATCAGCAGGATGGAAATTGCATGTGGtttgaagttaaagggatactgtcatgggaaaacacattttttttcaaaatgaatccgttaatattGTTGCTCcctcagaattctgcactaaaatccatttttcaaaagagcaaacagatttttttatatttagttttgaaatttgacatggggctagacatattgtcaatttcccagctgccccatgttatgtgacttgtgctctgataaatttcaatcactctttactgctgtactgtaagttggagtgatatcacccccccccagcagccaaacaacagaacaatgggaaggcaaagagataacagctccctaacacaagattacagctccctggaagatctaagaacagcactaaagagtaaaagccaagtcccactgagttacattaagtaggagaaataacagcctgccagaaagtaattccattctaaagtgcaggtacatgactggggcagctgtgaaactggcaaaatgtctagccccatgtcagatttcaaaattgaatataaaaaaatttgtttgctcttttgagaaatggatttcagtacagaattccgctggagcagcactattaactgatgtctttccatgacagtatccctttaatgccatTTTATCAAATAACACTGCTAGCTGGACAAAATCTATACAGGGAATAGTTGTGGCTCAGACAATGCATCTCTGACAAAACCACACCATTCTACAATTTGTGCCCACcttattattcattattcaaaAAGGCCAATTTTACTATGGCAGTACAAGTTtattattttaacccttcctgCAGCCCCCTGGTAAGTGATTGCTAAGAGCCAGATAACAAGACAGGCTGCAGCAGTACTTATAAGAGGGCACCCTGTGAAATGCCACTGGTCTAGAGTCCACCAACTCTTACTCAGTTATAATGCCCAAGTTCCTACTAAGTATAATAAATGAGTACCTACCTTACTTTATCACTTTCCTTCTTTGTGCATATCACAGTTATTCCTTAAGAACAGCATAGAACAGTATGCAGCAGACAAAGAtaatatttatcaaagcatgaaAATAAAGCTTGTCCCAGTTTGCCAAAGGGAAACCCTGAAGCTTTTTGTTGTTTACTTGTATGGCATTTTTTGGCATCTTACCAATAAAAGGATGGACGCATGTCCTTACAAATCATGTGGAACGAGAGCTGTGGAGTGCAACGGTGTATTTCCCCGCACATTGGGAAGGGGTAGTGTAGATAAGGGCATTTTGTTTATCAGCACTGTGACAccaaatgcaaaaatgtttaGCTTTAACTCCTTTTGTGCCTACTCTAATAATATATGCACCAACATTCTATTTATAAACATGATCTTCCTACACAACCAACAtccactggggcttatttataaacactgggcaaatttgcacctgggcagtaaccaatagcatcCAATCGGCGatgagctttttttcagccagctacaggttgaacagtgaaagcaatcatctgattggttgccatgggttactgtccaggtgcaaatttgcccatgggcagtaacccatagcaaccaatcagtgcttggcttttttcaggcagctgcaggtagaacaatgaatgcaacagtctgattggttgctatgggtaactgcccatgggcaaatttgcccagtgttgacaaCGGAGCCCCACTGTATTTACACACTGTATGTCTAATTATAATCTTTGTATGCTCATATTGAAAGAAATGGAATGTACAACCACTCCAATTAAACAGCACAAGGTCCGCTGCCCTTCCCCCAATCCCTACTGAACATCTGGTTGATTACCTGGCTCAAATTGACCTCCCTTGTCTCTCCCGTCCTATGGTGGCCGAACTAGAGAGGGACATCTCAACTGAAGAGGTAGAGAGCGCTATTGCGGATATGCCAACGGGACGCTCCCCGGGTCCAGACGGCCTTCCTGCCGAATGGTATAAGGCTCATACTAAAATCCTTATTCCCAGACTCACCACGTTGTTTAATAATGTCTCCCAAACCAAGGCACTGCCAGAGTCATGTTATATGGCCCATATCGTCCTGATACCAAAAGAGGGGAAACCACCAGAATGCTGTGAATCCTATCGTCCCATCTCATTGCTAAATTGTGATGCCAAAATATTTGCGAAGGTCCTAGCTAATAGGGTGAAAATGGTAGCTGCTGAGTTAGTACACCCGGACCAGACAGGTTTCATGCCTAGCAAGGCTACTGATATCAATATTCGGAGGCTTTATAACAACCTGGCTTTAGACCACAGCAACAAGGGCAGCAGAATAGTGGTGTCTATTGACACAGCGAAAGCATTTGACACTAAATCATGGGCTTATCTATGGGAGGTTTTGACTAAATTTGGTTTTGGCCAGCGCTTTTTGGACTGGGTCCGGGCATTATACTTAAAACCTAGGGCTAGGGTGCTAGTGAATGGTTTGCTGTCAGATGTGgtgcagctggggagggggacaaggcagggatgccccctctgtCCACTGCTGTTTGCCCTGGCCATAGAGCCTTTGGCAACAAGACTTAGGGACTCCCCAGAAGTGGAGGGTCTGAAAATTGGCAGGATCGAGGAGAAACTATCGTTATATGCTGATGATATGCTTCTCTATTTGGCTAATTCCGGCAGGGCCTTGAGTAAGGCTTTGGAGAGCATTGAGGAGTTTGGGGAGTTTTCAGGGCTGCGGATCAACCAGTCAAAATCAGTTATTTTCCCGATTGATCCACTACCCCCAGGGACGCCGGAGAGCCTAGGTCAACTGAAGGTGGTgcgctcctttaaatatttgggaattgTGATACAGGCAGAGGAGCATAACTTGACCCCGGTAGTCAAATCTTTGATTGCAAAGACAGAGGTCTGGCAGAATTTGCCTCTTTCTCTCCCCGGCAGGGTTAATCTATTTAAGATGGTTTTTCtccccaaatttttatatttatttcacaattCCCCAATAATGCCCCGGAATCAATGGTTTAAGTATCTTGACTCCATTCTACGTAAGTTTCTCTGGGCGGGTGACCATCCACGGCTGGGCTTTCGAACCCTACAGGCGCCCGCATCTGGTGGCGGCCTAGCTTTGCCCAATCTCAGATCGTATTTTCTAGCGAGTCAACTTACCTATGCGCATTGGTGGACTATTCCTCAGCCCGACAATCCTTCCACTATGCTTGAGGCAGTGACAATGGGTTCTTTGGAAGCTTTAACTAAATTACTGTATAGAGGGTCCTCCTCGCAGTGCTCCATCACTACACCTATGGCCACTGTTGTGGGAGTGTTCCAAAAAGCGCTGAGGATCGCCAGAAGGCAAGACCTGTGTGGTCCTGTTGGACGCCTCTTTGGGGGAACAGTGCTCTTCCACACTTACAGGATCTGCCGGATATCAGCAGCTGGGCCAGTCGGGGGGTTAAAACCTTGAACGATATTGTGGTCAATGGGGAATTGCAGCAGTTCCAAAGCCTACAGGGCACTTACCACTTGCCACATTCCATGTTTTTCCGATACCTTCAGCTCAGGCATGCCTTTACCACCCAATTCCCCACTAGACCCATTACACTGGTTGAGACTACTTTAGAGGTTTATCTGAGGAGGGTGGACCTACGGAAACCTACCTCCCGGTTTTATGTCATACTAGAACAGGCTAGTCCAGATCCTCTCACGAAGATTAGGGATAAGTGGGCTGAGGATATTCCGGGCCTGGACGAGGAGATGTGGACTGA
The sequence above is a segment of the Xenopus laevis strain J_2021 chromosome 8L, Xenopus_laevis_v10.1, whole genome shotgun sequence genome. Coding sequences within it:
- the atp6v1g2.L gene encoding V-type proton ATPase subunit G 2, translating into MTSQSQGIQQLLQAEKRAAERVSEARKRKARRLKQAKEEAQGEIEQYRLEREREFQMQQRTALGTQGNLSSEVEARTRQTLQMVQSSHGKNKEAVLRRLLGLVCNVKAELHPNYRFAGN